A single Campylobacter hyointestinalis subsp. hyointestinalis DNA region contains:
- a CDS encoding helix-turn-helix domain-containing protein, with the protein MKSNEVLKLLKISRVTLWKYVKNGKIRTIKQPNGYYLYNADDVYKIAHLETVYQRDENTLTLYRIGRHQDLFKNY; encoded by the coding sequence ATGAAATCAAACGAAGTTCTAAAACTACTAAAAATCTCTCGTGTAACTTTATGGAAGTATGTCAAAAATGGCAAAATTCGCACAATAAAACAGCCAAATGGTTATTATTTATACAATGCTGATGATGTTTATAAAATAGCTCATTTAGAAACAGTTTATCAAAGAGATGAAAACACTCTCACATTGTATCGCATCGGCAGACATCAAGATTTATTTAAAAATTATTAG